A DNA window from Nymphalis io chromosome 28, ilAglIoxx1.1, whole genome shotgun sequence contains the following coding sequences:
- the LOC126779101 gene encoding uncharacterized protein LOC126779101, which yields MSSSDSDDNIYGNIGKKLLKIRQNFQIEEPYEESPAETNKSFLNDSFLDELVENSKNIAPMKLNSDLSSATRKTKRKATGKPSKRGRKSKKSESSIDSDDSLINDVIFATSSSTRTTRSNSKRGGDRGLTTSRGWDLGRGTGNSRSTRDTSRGKAKRGRGRASKGKNNQITDPEMQVFPTYSIGNTDEYPDALEDVKLFSSKQNTNDNDVIEIDDIVAEENEELSVKVYWQSIDVYKFKIRKYQKLTQIFEHFSKQENVTTDKLLFTYNDMILKPDDSPDSIDYNIAKFIDGGIVYNNIATLTTKKSTNVKNSSGIKIKFQYSKSRKPFEMYIERDEKLSLAMTKCAEHLEVLLKNLKFEFDGDIITGTQTLEDLDMEGDECIDVKIVR from the exons ATGTCCTCATCAGATTCTGATGACAATATTTACGGTAATATAGGAAAAAAATTACTCAAAATACGTCAAAATTTCCAAATTGAGGAGCCTTACGAAGAGAGTCCTGCAGAAACGAACAAGTCTTTTCTTAATGATAGTTTCTTAGACGAATTAGTggaaaattcaaaaaatatagcTCCTATGAAATTAAATTCCGATTTGAGTTCTGCAACACGAAAAACCAAAAGGAAAGCCACGGGAAAACCGAGTAAACGAGGTAGAAAATCTAAGAAGTCTGAGTCTTCTATTGATAGTGATGatagtttaattaatgatgTTATTTTCGCTACTTCAAGTAGTACCCGAACTACCAGAAGTAATAGTAAAAGAGGTGGTGATAGAGGCCTAACCACATCTAGAGGCTGGGACTTAGGTAGAGGCACAGGTAACAGTAGAAGCACTAGAGATACCAGTAGAGGAAAAGCTAAGAGAGGTCGTGGGAGAGCTAGCAAAGGTAAAAACAACCAAATAACAGATCCAGAGATGCAAGTTTTCCCCACTTATAGTATTGGAAACACCGATGAATATCCAGATGCCTTAGAAGATGTAAAATTATTCAGTTCAAAGCAGAACACCAATGATAATGATGTCATCGAAATAGATGATATAGTCGCAGAAGAAAATGAAGAGCTGTCTGTAAAGGTTTACTGGCAGAGCATAGatgtatacaaatttaaaataagaaagtatCAAAAACTAACACAGATTTTTGAACATTTCTCTAAACAAGAAAATGTTACCACAGACAAACTCTTGTTTACATATAACGATATGATATTGAAACCAGATGACTCACCGGATTCCATAGATTATAATATAGCTAAGTTTATCGATGGTGGtattgtatacaataatatagcGACACtcacaacaaaaaaaagtacaaatgtAAAAAACAGTTCaggaattaaaatcaaattccaATATTCAAAATCTAGAAAACCTTTTGAGATGTATATTGAACGGGACGAGAAGTTGTCATTAGCAATGACTAAATGTGCTGAACACCTTGAAGTactgttaaaaaatttaaaatttgaatttgacgGAGATATCATTACAG GGACTCAAACGCTGGAAGATTTAGACATGGAGGGCGATGAATGCATTGATGTGAAAATTGTGAGGTGA